A single Saccharolobus shibatae B12 DNA region contains:
- a CDS encoding MBL fold metallo-hydrolase codes for MKITFIGTSAGSSLGLKRVKSSILINDKVLLDLGPGAELRLEDMSTHPKALFITHLHVDHFNGVFDYLVQRKIRQIPDLEIYSTKGFLEVLNSYIRVGNNISAKVYESDLPRGKIDDMEIYSIQACHSIYAVSYIISDGNTKVLYTGDTKEPCNTILENIKDVDLIIHETTCVNNCSAWGHTSIKQIFELFSNKRIIATHIPVEIEEKIISFANNKILIASDGLSLNV; via the coding sequence GTGAAAATAACTTTTATTGGAACAAGTGCTGGTTCTAGCTTAGGATTAAAAAGGGTTAAATCCAGTATACTAATCAACGATAAAGTACTTCTAGATTTAGGCCCTGGGGCTGAGTTAAGACTGGAAGATATGAGTACACATCCAAAGGCCCTCTTTATTACTCATCTGCACGTCGATCATTTTAATGGAGTTTTCGATTATTTAGTCCAAAGGAAAATAAGGCAAATTCCGGATTTGGAAATCTACTCTACTAAAGGTTTCTTAGAAGTGCTAAACTCATACATTAGAGTAGGAAATAATATTTCAGCTAAAGTATACGAAAGCGATTTACCCAGAGGTAAAATTGACGATATGGAAATATATTCGATTCAAGCTTGTCACTCGATATATGCCGTTAGTTATATTATAAGTGATGGTAATACCAAGGTATTATATACTGGAGACACTAAAGAGCCTTGTAATACCATTCTAGAAAACATAAAAGATGTAGATTTGATTATTCATGAAACGACTTGTGTGAATAACTGTAGTGCTTGGGGGCACACTTCAATCAAACAAATATTTGAATTGTTTAGTAATAAGAGAATTATTGCCACTCATATTCCAGTTGAAATTGAAGAAAAAATAATAAGCTTCGCTAATAATAAAATACTTATTGCTTCTGATGGGTTGTCGTTAAATGTGTAG
- a CDS encoding zinc ribbon domain-containing protein has protein sequence MKESLIEAKVIDYGKLKDIQKEIVYYKLYVDALRKKGIKEKVDPPPTLPKSIVTSILTGGIPRDGPLQIELVSNDIIKIKEYNTLVKIQSDSRPPLYAIVEYKDTDIRVYLAYQENPSIVGVDLGLRHLITIVALKDNKPWKVRFFNEPKLMEQFANFLSENQGIIKLEEMKTNARKIIYEAVSFIEELEPKIVAMENLEYFETKTGKGLRALQNMLENEIRKKGIRYRKIDPYNTSRVCAKCGYKKGEILGSLFVCPACGYKADRDYNAAYNIALKCYYTC, from the coding sequence ATGAAGGAAAGTCTCATAGAAGCAAAAGTTATAGATTATGGTAAACTAAAGGATATTCAAAAAGAAATTGTATATTACAAGCTCTATGTTGACGCATTAAGAAAGAAAGGGATTAAGGAAAAGGTAGATCCACCTCCTACCTTACCCAAATCTATTGTAACTTCAATACTTACTGGAGGAATTCCTAGAGATGGCCCACTTCAGATAGAATTAGTTAGCAATGATATAATAAAAATAAAAGAGTATAATACTTTAGTTAAAATACAAAGTGATTCTAGGCCACCGTTATACGCCATAGTGGAGTATAAGGATACCGATATAAGAGTGTATTTAGCTTATCAAGAGAACCCTAGTATAGTTGGAGTAGACCTAGGTTTACGTCACCTAATAACAATTGTTGCATTAAAGGATAACAAACCATGGAAAGTGAGATTCTTTAACGAACCTAAACTTATGGAGCAGTTTGCAAATTTCTTAAGTGAAAATCAAGGAATTATTAAGTTAGAGGAAATGAAGACTAATGCTAGAAAAATCATTTACGAAGCTGTAAGCTTTATTGAAGAATTGGAACCAAAAATAGTCGCAATGGAGAATTTGGAATATTTTGAGACGAAAACGGGTAAAGGATTACGAGCTTTACAGAATATGCTAGAAAACGAGATACGAAAGAAAGGTATTAGATATAGAAAAATAGACCCGTACAATACATCAAGGGTGTGTGCAAAATGTGGATATAAGAAAGGTGAAATACTAGGTTCGCTATTTGTATGTCCAGCTTGTGGATATAAAGCAGATAGAGATTATAATGCTGCCTATAATATAGCACTAAAATGCTACTACACTTGCTAA
- a CDS encoding class II glutamine amidotransferase, whose amino-acid sequence MCRILAFHTKAEISKKYVNALIKASRNDIFSKYGSHPDGWGLSVFLKKNDKWKVIYYRSEDPIFEDPNVNYLIDIAKGEEIIGIIHARKAGRKFLTGVSHAHPYYVRANIYDLYFAHNGSVSRTSFKDNNRPFTDSYLILEEIKTLIENNMSPFEAYVNTLDKLKDYSTSLNSGLIYYNKKEGPSLLIGYYYNKNRLSKETNEEYYKLYTDNERYVFSSTIKYYLGVDAEELMMGSIMHL is encoded by the coding sequence ATGTGTAGAATTCTGGCTTTTCACACTAAGGCCGAAATTTCAAAAAAATATGTTAACGCATTAATAAAGGCGAGTAGAAATGATATTTTCTCTAAGTATGGTAGCCATCCTGATGGATGGGGTCTAAGTGTTTTTCTCAAGAAAAATGATAAGTGGAAGGTAATTTATTATAGATCAGAAGATCCAATATTTGAAGATCCTAACGTTAATTATTTAATTGATATTGCCAAGGGAGAAGAGATAATTGGAATTATTCATGCAAGAAAAGCTGGTAGAAAATTTCTTACTGGAGTATCTCATGCTCATCCCTATTATGTAAGGGCAAACATCTATGATCTCTACTTTGCTCATAATGGTTCAGTTAGTAGAACGAGCTTTAAGGATAATAATAGGCCATTTACTGATAGTTATCTAATTCTGGAGGAGATAAAGACATTGATAGAAAACAATATGTCTCCATTCGAGGCGTACGTAAATACTCTAGATAAACTAAAGGATTACTCTACGAGCTTAAATTCCGGTTTAATTTATTACAATAAGAAAGAAGGGCCATCTCTTTTAATTGGATATTATTACAATAAGAATAGATTATCAAAAGAGACAAATGAGGAGTATTATAAGCTCTATACAGACAATGAAAGATACGTATTTTCGTCTACAATAAAATACTATCTAGGAGTAGATGCAGAAGAACTTATGATGGGAAGTATTATGCATCTTTGA